One genomic region from Verrucomicrobiia bacterium encodes:
- a CDS encoding prepilin-type N-terminal cleavage/methylation domain-containing protein has product MHSHFVLDRRTPSFPAIRGSRVHAFTLVELLVVIAIIAILAAMLLPALLWAKARAHSAQCWNNLRQQGLALQLYVNDFGYFPAMAVKPAGNAKNCLYWFDALAPNAGNAGWGEMIFRCPSYKGVYFDGSHPFPSVGPSIVVAGGSYAYTRANPGNHGRGGLGDAHVPESPSRWVKDTDVVAPADMYALGDAELQRWQGSGRTAGVFAFSGGSRTIAAIYGPLLPLSHPRARFNMLFVDQHVETVRTNEFYGTAPDHRRRWRIDNGS; this is encoded by the coding sequence ATGCACTCACATTTTGTCCTGGACCGGAGGACTCCGAGCTTCCCGGCTATACGAGGTTCCCGGGTACACGCTTTCACGCTCGTCGAATTGCTCGTGGTCATCGCCATCATCGCCATCTTGGCAGCGATGCTACTGCCGGCCCTGCTTTGGGCCAAAGCCAGGGCACATTCGGCCCAATGCTGGAACAACCTCCGGCAGCAGGGGTTGGCCCTTCAGCTTTACGTGAACGACTTCGGCTATTTCCCGGCGATGGCAGTGAAACCGGCCGGCAATGCGAAGAACTGCCTCTATTGGTTCGATGCGTTGGCGCCAAATGCCGGAAACGCCGGATGGGGTGAAATGATCTTCCGGTGTCCAAGCTACAAGGGAGTTTACTTCGATGGCTCCCACCCCTTTCCAAGCGTCGGACCGAGCATCGTGGTCGCCGGTGGAAGTTACGCCTACACGCGTGCGAACCCGGGGAACCACGGGAGGGGAGGCCTTGGAGACGCCCATGTTCCCGAAAGTCCGAGCCGGTGGGTGAAGGACACCGATGTGGTCGCGCCAGCAGACATGTATGCCCTGGGCGATGCGGAGCTGCAAAGGTGGCAGGGAAGCGGGAGGACCGCCGGGGTGTTTGCATTCAGCGGTGGCAGCAGGACCATCGCTGCCATTTACGGCCCCCTCCTTCCACTTTCCCACCCTCGCGCCCGGTTCAACATGCTGTTCGTGGACCAGCACGTTGAGACGGTTCGAACCAACGAATTCTACGGCACGGCTCCGGATCACCGCCGACGCTGGCGCATCGACAACGGGTCCTGA
- a CDS encoding type II toxin-antitoxin system HicA family toxin has protein sequence MGSTDVIRVLQQHGFAFVAQKGSHAKYRNATGRITIVPHPKKELPIGTTRSIIRQSGLTPKDFGI, from the coding sequence CTGGGCTCAACGGACGTCATCCGCGTGCTGCAACAGCACGGCTTCGCCTTTGTCGCCCAGAAAGGCAGCCACGCCAAATACCGCAACGCCACCGGGCGCATCACCATCGTTCCCCACCCGAAGAAGGAACTGCCCATCGGCACCACCCGTTCCATCATCCGGCAATCCGGCCTCACGCCGAAGGACTTTGGTATCTGA
- a CDS encoding DUF2905 domain-containing protein — MVHFSMEPLGKWPMLSGASLVVLGALFWWLGPRLGHAIGWLPGDLSWRRGNVSIHVPIVTSLVLSVVLTLLLRLFQR, encoded by the coding sequence ATGGTCCATTTCTCCATGGAACCCCTCGGAAAATGGCCGATGCTTTCCGGCGCGTCGCTGGTGGTTCTCGGCGCCCTCTTCTGGTGGCTGGGACCTCGGTTGGGCCATGCGATCGGCTGGCTCCCGGGAGATCTCAGCTGGCGACGGGGCAACGTGTCCATCCACGTCCCCATCGTCACCAGCCTTGTCCTCAGTGTGGTGCTCACCCTGTTGCTCCGCCTGTTCCAGCGATGA
- the tig gene encoding trigger factor — translation MNVSVENLGSCKKLLRVEVPVEKVMQVFEDITRQVSRMAQLPGFRPGKAPAHLVARNFESRIREDTRRRLFDESFKEATKEQNLRVVTTLNVEEQSFGRGQPFGYTVTLEHAPEFELPEYKGLSVRREVAAVTDADVERALETLREQQVRYNEVARPAQSGDVVVVNYAGTCDGKPLTEFNSTARGLTEKKDTWMLISDSFFIPGFTVQLIGTVAGDRREVRVTFPPDFVIAELVGREGVYDVTVNSVREKELPALDDEFARALGAPDFAQLRHGVQRDLENEARFRAKQAVRDEVLTQLVEPLTFELPESLVSTQTRQLVYNIVNENQRRGVPKEAIEEKKNEIFRNAQISAQGRVKAAFVLGRIAELEKIKVSREELGQRIARLAEQNETTPEKMVKILEERNGLPDLHQEILTGKVLDFLELNARAVEPAPPAS, via the coding sequence GTGAACGTTTCCGTTGAGAATCTGGGTTCCTGCAAAAAGTTGCTCCGTGTCGAGGTGCCCGTCGAGAAGGTCATGCAGGTGTTCGAGGACATCACCCGGCAGGTCTCCCGCATGGCCCAGCTGCCGGGATTTCGCCCGGGCAAGGCGCCGGCCCACCTGGTGGCCAGGAATTTTGAGTCGCGGATTCGCGAGGACACCCGCCGCCGGCTCTTCGACGAGAGCTTCAAGGAAGCGACCAAGGAGCAGAACCTGCGCGTGGTCACCACCCTCAACGTCGAGGAACAGTCGTTCGGACGCGGGCAACCCTTCGGCTACACGGTCACGCTGGAGCACGCGCCGGAGTTTGAACTGCCGGAGTACAAGGGCCTGTCCGTCCGCCGCGAGGTGGCCGCCGTCACCGACGCCGACGTGGAACGCGCCCTGGAGACGTTGCGCGAGCAGCAGGTGCGGTACAATGAGGTGGCCCGCCCCGCACAGTCGGGGGATGTCGTCGTGGTGAATTACGCCGGCACCTGCGATGGCAAGCCGCTCACCGAGTTCAATTCGACGGCCAGGGGTCTCACCGAGAAGAAGGACACCTGGATGCTGATTTCAGACTCGTTCTTCATTCCCGGGTTTACGGTCCAGCTGATCGGCACCGTTGCCGGTGACCGGCGCGAGGTCCGGGTGACCTTTCCGCCGGATTTCGTCATCGCCGAGCTGGTGGGCCGGGAGGGCGTTTACGACGTCACGGTCAACAGCGTCCGGGAAAAGGAACTGCCGGCGCTGGACGACGAGTTTGCCAGGGCCCTCGGGGCTCCGGACTTCGCGCAATTGCGGCACGGCGTGCAGCGGGACCTTGAGAACGAGGCGCGGTTCCGGGCGAAGCAGGCGGTCCGTGACGAAGTTCTCACGCAGTTGGTGGAACCGCTGACCTTTGAACTGCCCGAGAGCCTCGTGTCCACACAAACGCGTCAGCTGGTCTACAACATCGTCAACGAGAACCAGCGGCGGGGCGTACCGAAGGAGGCCATCGAGGAGAAGAAGAACGAGATCTTCCGGAACGCGCAGATCTCCGCCCAGGGCAGGGTCAAGGCGGCATTCGTGCTGGGCCGCATCGCCGAACTTGAAAAGATCAAGGTTTCCCGTGAGGAACTCGGGCAGCGGATTGCCCGGCTGGCGGAGCAGAATGAGACGACCCCGGAGAAGATGGTGAAGATCCTCGAGGAACGTAACGGGCTGCCGGATCTTCATCAGGAGATCCTCACCGGCAAGGTGCTCGACTTCCTGGAGTTGAACGCCCGGGCGGTTGAACCGGCCCCGCCGGCCTCCTGA
- a CDS encoding helix-turn-helix transcriptional regulator, with translation MQLVNLVGERVKLARRRRNPPLTQDELSGQLAAYGIQLDRVAISKIEGGSRYVSDFEVRAFSKVLGVSPAWLLGMEK, from the coding sequence ATGCAGCTAGTCAATTTAGTCGGTGAACGTGTTAAACTAGCACGTCGCCGCCGGAATCCACCGCTTACTCAAGACGAGCTTTCGGGCCAACTCGCCGCGTACGGAATCCAGCTTGACCGCGTCGCCATTTCAAAAATCGAAGGTGGCAGCCGCTACGTGTCCGACTTCGAGGTCCGTGCGTTCTCCAAGGTTCTCGGGGTTTCTCCGGCGTGGCTGCTGGGCATGGAGAAGTGA
- a CDS encoding family 20 glycosylhydrolase, producing the protein MAVLSTVFSGMAAEESALDAKLPVRGFCIAAPSGTRIGDFNRFIEEELAPRSVNTLILRVDYGFQFTSRPEMADPDGLSREQAQQIAAACRTHGIRIIPLVNLLGHQSWQSRCGTLLRVHPELDETPLVKLPETYVWPNPDRLYCKSYCPRHPQVHEVVFPLVDEVCDAFGSDAFHAGLDEVFYIGEDQCPRCRGRNKAELFADEVRAIRDHLRGSRRQLWLWGDRLLDGQLTGLGEWEASLNDTHAAVDLIPKDVVICDWHYERADPTPVYFAMKGLDVVSCSWRNPDAAAAQVRDMVRFREVSTPEMRSHLRGVAQTIWSGSGGFLNQFNSRTHAPASPGSGAGRTESACFVRMFEEVAQFR; encoded by the coding sequence ATGGCGGTGCTTTCCACGGTGTTTTCCGGAATGGCTGCGGAGGAATCGGCCCTGGATGCCAAACTGCCGGTCCGCGGCTTCTGCATCGCCGCGCCTTCGGGCACTCGCATCGGCGACTTCAACCGGTTCATCGAGGAGGAACTGGCACCGCGCTCGGTCAACACGCTGATCCTGCGGGTGGACTACGGATTCCAGTTCACCAGCCGCCCGGAGATGGCGGATCCCGACGGGCTTTCCAGGGAGCAGGCGCAACAGATCGCCGCCGCCTGCCGCACGCACGGGATCCGCATCATTCCCCTGGTCAACCTGCTGGGACACCAGTCCTGGCAGTCGCGCTGCGGAACGCTGCTGCGGGTGCATCCCGAGTTGGACGAGACGCCGCTGGTGAAGCTTCCCGAAACGTACGTGTGGCCCAATCCCGACCGGCTCTACTGCAAGAGCTACTGCCCGCGGCATCCGCAGGTGCACGAGGTGGTGTTTCCGCTGGTGGACGAGGTTTGCGATGCCTTCGGGAGCGACGCCTTCCACGCCGGGCTCGACGAGGTGTTCTACATCGGCGAGGACCAATGCCCGCGCTGCCGGGGACGCAACAAGGCGGAACTCTTTGCCGACGAAGTCCGGGCCATTCGCGACCACCTCCGGGGGTCTAGGCGGCAGCTCTGGCTGTGGGGCGACCGGTTGCTGGATGGCCAGCTCACCGGGCTGGGTGAATGGGAGGCGAGCCTCAACGACACCCATGCCGCGGTGGATCTGATTCCCAAGGACGTGGTCATCTGCGACTGGCATTACGAGCGCGCCGACCCGACGCCGGTGTATTTCGCCATGAAGGGGCTCGATGTGGTGAGCTGTTCCTGGAGGAATCCGGATGCCGCCGCCGCCCAGGTTCGGGACATGGTGCGGTTCCGGGAGGTGTCCACGCCGGAGATGCGGTCTCATCTCCGGGGAGTGGCGCAGACCATCTGGTCGGGATCCGGAGGATTCCTCAACCAGTTCAACAGCCGCACCCATGCGCCGGCCTCGCCCGGCTCTGGTGCCGGCAGGACGGAGTCCGCGTGCTTTGTGCGGATGTTCGAGGAAGTGGCCCAATTCCGATAA
- a CDS encoding type II toxin-antitoxin system HicB family antitoxin: MKQMAYVVYREDEFFVSQCLNVDVSSFGATREEAVANLKEAVELYFEGEPESAYTPVTDLNVGQEPVNA; this comes from the coding sequence ATGAAACAAATGGCCTATGTCGTTTACCGCGAGGACGAGTTCTTCGTCAGCCAGTGCCTCAATGTGGACGTTTCCAGCTTCGGGGCCACTCGTGAGGAGGCCGTGGCCAACCTCAAGGAAGCCGTCGAACTTTACTTCGAGGGCGAACCCGAATCCGCCTACACGCCCGTCACCGATCTCAACGTCGGCCAGGAGCCGGTGAATGCCTAG
- a CDS encoding DUF1553 domain-containing protein: MAFVAAIGTAGLFGVPANAAGGSDPVEFNRDIRRILSENCFQCHGPDAAQTGGRRALRLDLPEAALARKGDRAAIVPGNPGASEMLRRIRSADPDDRMPPPESGKILEPAEVALIEQWIREGAVYSAHWSYVPPRRPVPPPVGAAGWVRNPVDRFILARMEREGFAPAPEADALTLVRRAALDLTGLPPTLDEVDLVVADHEPEAYERWVDRLLKKEAYGEHWARLWLDLARYADSSGYADDPPRTIWAFRDYVIRSFNANKPFDQFTLEQLAGDLLPDAGDEEFIATAFHRNTLTNNEGGTNDEEYRNVAVVDRVNTTMAVWMGTTMACAQCHNHKYDPVTQEEYFRLFAILNNTEDADRGDESPVHPLFTPEQQQQRQAWEAEIASIERELTTRTPELDRDQAAWEGQFESPISWEPLRPERVVSEAGALVTLEEEGTARFARGGTKDTYTLEFPSSEGGPITGIRLHVLPDPGPPGQGVGHAGGNFVLSRVQAAVASAISNPASGRFLRIELPGRDRILSLAEVQVFSGTDNVAPGGQARQSSTAFDGPARLAIDGNTDGNFGGARSTTHTETSADPWWEVDLTTGRMVDRVVVWNRSDGFSDRLAGFRVLLLDEHRQTVWESTETAAPEPQVVLHPNETVRQILFQAAAADYSEDGFDAGLVVNNPDPAVRGWAVAPRLGEPHWLHLVPAAPVIVGPGSKWVLRLEHQSRVDHATLAGIRLERTSDDRSLAFARTPPAVFAALKVPSESRTAEQREAIGRHFLSIAPALEDRRLQLAERRRQLAALKPYTTVPIFRELRGEQRRSTRLQRRGNFLDLGPEVVAALPSAWAPETGTNAVDRLTLARWLVDAGNPLTARVVANRLWEAVFGLGLVRTSEEFGSQGEPPSHPELLDWLAVELMETGWDLKQMLRLLVTSATYRQSSRVTPELEARDPDNRLLARGPRNRLSAEMIRDQALAVGGLLSPRMYGPPVKPPQPRLGLSAAFGSGTDWEPSMGEDRYRRALYTTWRRSNPYPSMATFDAPNREVCLVRRERSNTPLQALVTLNDPVYLEAAQALARRMASAGGSAADKARHGFQLCLARPPGDGELAGLLALHERTRERFESAPDQAKTLATRPLGDAPEGADLADLAAWTVVGNVLLNLDETLMPR; encoded by the coding sequence ATGGCCTTCGTCGCCGCGATTGGAACGGCCGGGCTCTTCGGAGTCCCCGCGAATGCGGCCGGCGGGTCTGACCCCGTGGAGTTCAACCGGGACATCCGGCGAATCCTCTCCGAAAATTGTTTCCAGTGTCACGGACCCGACGCCGCGCAGACGGGCGGACGCCGGGCGCTACGCCTGGACCTGCCGGAAGCCGCCCTGGCCCGCAAGGGGGATCGGGCTGCCATTGTCCCGGGCAATCCTGGAGCCAGCGAAATGCTCCGCCGGATCCGGTCCGCAGATCCGGACGACCGGATGCCGCCGCCCGAGTCCGGAAAAATTCTGGAGCCTGCCGAGGTGGCCCTGATCGAACAGTGGATCCGGGAGGGCGCGGTCTATTCCGCCCACTGGTCGTACGTTCCCCCAAGGCGCCCGGTTCCCCCGCCGGTCGGGGCGGCCGGATGGGTGCGAAATCCCGTGGACCGCTTCATTCTTGCCAGAATGGAGCGGGAAGGGTTTGCCCCTGCGCCCGAGGCGGATGCCCTCACGTTGGTGCGTCGCGCCGCGCTCGATCTGACCGGGCTGCCGCCGACGCTGGATGAGGTGGACCTGGTGGTCGCGGACCACGAACCGGAGGCCTACGAACGCTGGGTGGACCGGTTGTTGAAGAAGGAGGCCTATGGGGAGCACTGGGCGCGCCTCTGGCTGGACCTGGCGCGGTACGCGGATTCCAGCGGGTATGCCGATGATCCCCCGAGGACCATCTGGGCGTTCCGGGACTACGTGATCCGCTCGTTCAACGCCAACAAGCCCTTCGACCAGTTCACCCTGGAGCAACTCGCCGGCGATCTGTTGCCGGATGCCGGAGACGAGGAGTTCATCGCGACCGCCTTCCACCGCAACACGCTGACCAACAACGAAGGCGGCACCAACGACGAGGAGTATCGCAACGTCGCCGTTGTGGACCGGGTCAACACCACCATGGCCGTGTGGATGGGCACCACCATGGCCTGCGCCCAATGCCACAACCACAAGTACGATCCCGTGACTCAGGAGGAGTACTTCCGGCTGTTCGCCATTCTGAACAACACCGAGGATGCCGACCGCGGCGACGAGAGCCCGGTGCACCCCCTGTTCACGCCGGAGCAGCAACAGCAGCGCCAGGCCTGGGAGGCGGAGATCGCGTCCATCGAGCGCGAGTTGACCACCCGGACCCCTGAACTGGACCGCGACCAGGCTGCCTGGGAGGGGCAGTTCGAGTCTCCGATTTCCTGGGAGCCGTTGCGGCCGGAGCGCGTCGTGAGCGAGGCCGGAGCCCTCGTCACGCTGGAGGAGGAGGGCACAGCCAGGTTCGCCCGCGGGGGAACGAAGGACACGTACACCCTGGAGTTCCCGTCATCCGAGGGCGGGCCGATCACCGGGATTCGTCTGCATGTCCTGCCTGACCCCGGACCTCCCGGCCAGGGTGTCGGCCATGCGGGCGGCAACTTCGTGTTGAGCCGCGTTCAGGCCGCGGTGGCGTCCGCGATCTCCAACCCGGCCAGCGGCCGCTTCCTGCGCATTGAGCTGCCCGGCCGCGACCGCATTCTTTCCCTTGCCGAGGTGCAGGTATTTTCCGGAACCGACAACGTGGCGCCCGGCGGCCAGGCCCGGCAGAGCAGCACCGCCTTCGATGGCCCGGCCCGCCTGGCCATTGACGGCAACACCGACGGCAATTTCGGCGGCGCGCGATCCACGACGCATACCGAGACGAGCGCGGATCCCTGGTGGGAGGTGGACCTGACCACCGGGCGCATGGTGGACCGTGTGGTGGTCTGGAACCGGTCCGACGGGTTTTCCGACCGGCTGGCGGGGTTTCGGGTGCTGCTGCTTGATGAACACCGGCAGACGGTCTGGGAGTCCACCGAAACGGCTGCGCCGGAACCGCAGGTGGTGCTGCATCCCAACGAGACCGTGCGTCAGATCCTGTTTCAGGCGGCGGCGGCCGACTACTCCGAAGACGGGTTTGATGCCGGGTTGGTGGTCAACAATCCGGATCCTGCGGTGCGCGGCTGGGCCGTGGCTCCGCGGTTGGGGGAGCCTCACTGGCTGCACCTGGTCCCGGCGGCACCGGTGATCGTCGGTCCCGGATCCAAATGGGTGCTACGGCTGGAGCACCAGTCCCGCGTGGATCACGCGACGCTGGCCGGGATCCGGCTGGAGCGCACCTCGGACGACCGGTCCCTGGCATTTGCCCGGACGCCGCCGGCGGTCTTTGCGGCCTTGAAGGTTCCTTCAGAATCCCGGACCGCGGAACAACGCGAGGCCATCGGACGCCATTTCCTCTCGATCGCCCCCGCACTCGAGGACCGGCGGTTGCAATTGGCGGAACGACGGCGGCAGTTGGCGGCACTCAAGCCGTATACGACCGTCCCGATCTTTCGCGAGCTCCGGGGTGAACAGCGACGAAGCACCCGGTTGCAGCGGCGCGGCAACTTTCTCGACCTTGGTCCCGAGGTCGTTGCCGCGTTGCCGTCTGCTTGGGCCCCTGAAACAGGCACGAACGCGGTGGACCGTCTCACGCTGGCCCGCTGGCTTGTGGACGCCGGCAATCCCCTGACGGCCCGTGTCGTCGCCAACCGCCTCTGGGAGGCGGTGTTCGGGCTCGGGCTGGTCCGGACCAGCGAGGAGTTTGGATCGCAGGGCGAACCGCCCTCGCATCCGGAGCTGCTGGACTGGCTGGCCGTGGAACTGATGGAGACCGGCTGGGATCTCAAGCAGATGCTGCGATTGCTCGTGACCTCGGCGACCTACCGGCAGTCTTCACGGGTGACGCCGGAGCTCGAAGCGCGGGATCCCGACAACCGGCTGCTGGCCCGCGGGCCGCGGAACCGGCTCTCCGCTGAAATGATCCGGGACCAGGCCCTGGCGGTGGGTGGTCTGCTCAGCCCCCGGATGTACGGGCCGCCCGTCAAACCGCCGCAACCCCGGCTGGGGCTGAGCGCAGCGTTTGGCAGCGGCACCGACTGGGAGCCCAGCATGGGCGAGGACCGGTATCGTCGGGCACTCTACACCACCTGGCGGCGGTCGAATCCGTACCCGTCCATGGCCACCTTTGACGCCCCGAACCGGGAGGTCTGCCTCGTGCGCCGCGAACGGTCGAACACCCCGCTGCAGGCCCTCGTGACGCTCAATGACCCGGTGTACCTGGAGGCGGCCCAGGCATTGGCCCGGCGGATGGCCTCGGCCGGCGGGTCGGCAGCGGACAAGGCCCGGCATGGGTTCCAGCTTTGTCTGGCCCGGCCACCGGGCGACGGGGAGCTTGCCGGCCTGCTCGCGCTTCATGAGCGCACTCGGGAGCGGTTCGAATCGGCTCCGGACCAGGCGAAGACTCTGGCCACCCGCCCGCTCGGTGACGCCCCGGAGGGCGCGGACCTTGCCGACCTCGCGGCGTGGACCGTCGTGGGCAATGTGCTGTTGAACCTCGACGAAACGCTGATGCCCCGCTGA
- a CDS encoding AIPR family protein — MRNFQIGNGGQTTASVYHAKKKERLDIAQVVVQVKLTVLNEPQRIGELVPQIARYANRQNKVNAADLAANGPFHHNLEKLSRSVWAPAIGGLASGTHWHYERARGSYLDDKARQGTPARRRDWEKQNPNHQKFTKTDLAKYEHSWLGLPHLVCLGAEKNFNRMAERMEEDGEPVVDQNYFKHAVAKAILWRAAEKLFDTLELEGYRANSVAYAVALLAERSGRRINLDQIWNEQRCSTALCETLKEAAKATHEHITRQEGNPGEASKREACWRELSSREIELPTEWEAELAEAAFVPANSEEEALAAEWERVRHDFVNDARTLGELEAVTGKAWVVTRRGDPVYFYAEKPWEQLRNSRGMGLKKLRGLVEIYAAAARR; from the coding sequence ATGAGAAATTTCCAGATTGGCAACGGCGGGCAAACCACGGCCAGCGTCTATCATGCGAAGAAGAAGGAGCGGTTGGACATCGCGCAAGTGGTGGTCCAGGTGAAGCTGACCGTGTTGAATGAGCCGCAGCGGATTGGCGAACTGGTCCCGCAGATCGCCCGCTACGCCAACCGCCAGAACAAGGTCAACGCGGCAGACTTGGCGGCCAACGGGCCGTTTCACCACAACTTGGAGAAGCTGTCCCGCAGTGTCTGGGCGCCGGCCATCGGTGGCCTAGCCAGCGGAACACACTGGCATTACGAGCGGGCGCGCGGCTCGTATCTGGACGACAAGGCGCGCCAGGGCACCCCGGCGCGGCGTCGGGACTGGGAGAAGCAGAACCCGAACCACCAGAAGTTCACCAAGACGGACCTCGCCAAATATGAACACTCTTGGCTGGGACTGCCGCATTTGGTGTGTCTGGGCGCGGAAAAGAATTTCAACCGGATGGCCGAACGGATGGAGGAGGATGGCGAGCCGGTGGTGGACCAGAACTATTTCAAACATGCCGTGGCCAAGGCCATCCTCTGGCGGGCGGCGGAGAAGTTGTTCGACACGCTGGAACTCGAGGGTTACCGCGCCAACAGTGTGGCCTACGCGGTGGCATTGCTGGCGGAACGTTCCGGGCGGCGCATCAATCTGGATCAAATCTGGAATGAACAACGGTGCTCGACCGCCTTGTGCGAGACGCTGAAGGAAGCGGCCAAGGCGACCCATGAACATATCACGCGTCAGGAAGGCAACCCCGGGGAGGCGTCCAAACGTGAAGCCTGCTGGCGGGAGCTCAGTTCGCGGGAGATCGAGCTGCCGACGGAATGGGAGGCGGAACTGGCGGAGGCCGCGTTTGTGCCCGCGAATTCCGAGGAGGAAGCCCTGGCCGCCGAGTGGGAGCGGGTGCGCCACGATTTCGTCAACGACGCGCGGACCTTGGGGGAGTTGGAGGCCGTCACCGGGAAGGCGTGGGTGGTCACGCGCCGCGGTGATCCGGTCTATTTCTACGCCGAGAAGCCGTGGGAGCAGTTGCGCAACTCGCGCGGCATGGGGCTGAAGAAGTTGCGCGGGCTGGTGGAGATTTATGCCGCCGCCGCCCGGCGGTGA
- a CDS encoding DUF1501 domain-containing protein, with product MNPKLERLQALTRRHFLGRSAHGLGALALGSLLRQHLPAAPAAGAIPADLLTSRAPQHAARARRVIYLHLTGSPPHLDLFDYKPELVKRDGQDCPDAFLKGRRFAFTSGTPKLLGTPRTFTRHGHGGVWLSDAIPHLHRVADDLCVINSMNTDQFNHAPAELLVYTGSPRPGRPSIGAWVTYGLGTENQNLPGFVVLISSGVQPNGGRNSFGSGFLPSVYQGVQCRSKGEPVLFASDPEGMDRDLRRDSLDTLRDLNEIQSRELGHPETRTRIAQYELAFRMQMSVPEVMDIARESPATLEAYGARPGEATFANNCLLARRLVEQGVRYVQLFDWGWDFHGTGPGEDIRDGLTAKCATMDRPVAALLTDLRQRGLLDETLVVLGGEFGRTPFREGRTAKGSILGRDHYPDCYTMVLAGGGVRGGMTYGESDELGFSVARDKVSVHDLQATMLHLLGFNHERLTFRFQGRDYRLTDVEGEVVQGILS from the coding sequence ATGAATCCGAAACTCGAACGACTCCAAGCCCTCACCCGGCGCCACTTCCTCGGCCGTTCAGCCCACGGACTCGGGGCCCTGGCCCTGGGGTCGCTGCTCCGTCAACATCTCCCCGCAGCGCCAGCCGCCGGTGCCATCCCCGCCGACCTCCTGACCTCGCGGGCACCCCAGCATGCCGCCCGTGCCCGCCGGGTGATCTACCTGCACCTCACCGGCTCCCCGCCGCACCTGGACCTGTTTGACTACAAGCCGGAGCTGGTGAAGCGCGACGGACAGGATTGTCCGGACGCCTTCCTCAAGGGCCGGCGGTTCGCCTTCACCTCGGGCACACCCAAATTGCTGGGAACCCCGCGAACCTTCACACGGCACGGTCACGGGGGCGTGTGGCTTTCGGACGCCATCCCGCATCTGCACCGGGTTGCGGACGATCTGTGCGTCATCAACTCCATGAACACCGACCAGTTCAACCACGCCCCGGCGGAACTGCTCGTGTACACCGGGTCTCCGCGGCCCGGCCGCCCGTCCATTGGCGCGTGGGTGACCTACGGCCTCGGGACCGAAAACCAGAATCTTCCCGGCTTCGTGGTGCTGATCTCCAGCGGGGTCCAGCCCAACGGGGGCAGGAATTCCTTCGGCAGCGGCTTCCTGCCCTCGGTGTATCAGGGCGTGCAGTGCCGTTCGAAGGGGGAGCCCGTGCTGTTTGCTTCCGATCCCGAAGGCATGGACCGCGATCTGCGCCGGGACAGTCTCGACACCCTCCGCGATCTCAACGAGATCCAGTCACGGGAGCTGGGGCATCCGGAAACGCGCACGCGGATCGCCCAGTATGAACTGGCGTTTCGCATGCAGATGTCGGTGCCGGAGGTGATGGACATCGCCCGTGAAAGTCCGGCGACGCTTGAGGCCTACGGGGCCCGGCCCGGGGAGGCCACCTTCGCGAACAACTGTCTGCTCGCCCGACGGCTCGTCGAGCAGGGCGTCCGTTACGTCCAGCTTTTTGACTGGGGCTGGGACTTCCACGGCACAGGACCGGGGGAGGACATCCGGGATGGCCTTACCGCCAAGTGTGCCACGATGGACCGCCCGGTGGCCGCCCTGTTGACCGACCTCCGCCAGCGCGGGCTGCTCGACGAGACGCTGGTGGTGTTGGGCGGCGAGTTTGGCCGCACGCCCTTCCGTGAGGGGCGCACGGCCAAGGGCAGCATTCTTGGCCGCGACCATTACCCGGACTGCTATACCATGGTGCTGGCGGGTGGCGGCGTGCGGGGGGGGATGACGTACGGGGAATCCGACGAGCTCGGGTTCAGCGTCGCGCGTGACAAGGTCAGTGTGCATGATCTCCAGGCCACCATGCTGCACCTGCTCGGCTTCAACCACGAGCGGCTCACCTTTCGGTTCCAGGGACGCGATTACCGCCTCACCGACGTCGAGGGAGAGGTCGTGCAGGGAATCCTCTCCTGA
- a CDS encoding DUF87 domain-containing protein, translating to MARKFAILAMTDGGKTVAARRILRELIDRGYPLLILDPHGDYLGLWQKREVFQGTTVRLLYPHIAMTEQNRHIVEILINKMTEGLTEPQREVLGESLSEVARAPWPG from the coding sequence GTGGCCCGAAAATTCGCCATCCTCGCCATGACTGATGGCGGCAAGACGGTGGCAGCCCGGCGGATTCTGCGGGAGTTGATTGACCGGGGTTACCCGCTGCTGATCCTGGACCCGCACGGCGACTATCTCGGGCTTTGGCAGAAGCGTGAGGTCTTCCAAGGCACGACGGTACGACTGCTTTATCCGCATATCGCGATGACGGAGCAGAACCGGCACATCGTGGAGATTCTGATCAACAAGATGACGGAGGGACTGACGGAGCCGCAACGGGAGGTGCTGGGGGAGTCGCTGTCGGAGGTGGCCAGAGCGCCTTGGCCTGGATGA